A single Orcinus orca chromosome 2, mOrcOrc1.1, whole genome shotgun sequence DNA region contains:
- the THTPA gene encoding thiamine-triphosphatase, with translation MAQGLIEVERKFVPSPGTEERLQELGGTLERRVTFRDSYYDTPELSLMRADYWLRQREGSGWELKCPGAASVSGPHTKYMELTAEPAVVAQLCEVLRAEVPGAGGVAAVLGPLGLQEVASFVTKRSAWKLVPRGADEEERPLRVDLDTADFGYAVGEVEALVQEEAEVPAALEKIHSLSSMLGVLAQETAPAKLIVYLQRFRPQDYQRLLEVYSSEEKP, from the exons ATGGCCCAGGGCCTGATTGAAGTGGAGCGAAAGTTCGTTCCCAGCCCTGGCACAGAGGAGCGGCTGCAGGAATTGGGGGGTACCCTGGAGCGCCGAGTCACTTTCCGAGACAGCTACTATGACACCCCTGAGCTGAGCCTCATGCGGGCAGACTACTGGCTCCGACAGCGAGAGGGCAGTGGATGGGAGCTCAAATGTCCCGGAGCAGCAAGTGTCTCAGGACCCCACACTAAGTACATGGAACTCACAGCTGAGCCTGCAGTTGTGGCCCAGCTCTGTGAGGTGCTGAGGGCTGAAGTCCCGGGGGCTGGAGGCGTGGCTGCTGTGCTGGGCCCGCTGGGGCTGCAGGAAGTAGCTAGTTTTGTGACTAAGCGTAGTGCCTGGAAACTGGTGCCGCGCGGAGCTGATGAAGAGGAGCGGCCGCTCAGGGTGGACCTGGATACAGCTGACTTTGGCTACGCTGTGGGTGAGGTAGAGGCCCTGGTGCAAGAGGAGGCCGAAGTCCCAGCTGCCCTGGAGAAGATCCACAGCCTCAGCAGCATGCTTG GTGTGCTGGCGCAGGAGACGGCACCTGCCAAGCTGATTGTGTACCTACAGCGCTTCCGGCCTCAGGACTATCAGCGCCTGCTAGAAGTGTACAGCTCCGAAGAGAAGCCTTAG
- the AP1G2 gene encoding AP-1 complex subunit gamma-like 2 isoform X2 — MRATRSCLRRCSPSWTFALQQACGYVALTSLLRLVQSDHSAVQRHRPTVVECLREPDGSLSRRALELSLALVNSSNVQAMTQELQGFLESCPPELQADCASGILLAAERFAPTKRWHIDTTLRVLMTAGTHVRDDAVANLTQLIGGAQELHAYSVRRLYSALAEDISQQPLVQVATWCIGEYGDLLLEGSCEETEPLQVEEEEVLALLERVLQSHMSLPATRGYALTALVKLSTRLRGDNNRIRQVVSIYSSCLDVELQQRAVEYNTLFRKYDHMRAAILEKIPLVERGSSQVDEEAKESKETAQLSEAAPVPTEPEASKLLDLLDLLDGPSGDAQHPPPLDPTPGGALIHLLNLPCAPPPPAPIPHLKVFEREGLQLDLSFVRPPGTPTLLLITVTATNTSGGDVTHFTCQAAVPKSFQLQLQAPSGDTVPAQGGLPMTQLLRILNPKKAPLRLKLRLTYNHFGQSVQEIFEVNNLPVETWQ, encoded by the exons ATGCGGGCAACGCGGTCCTGTTTGAGACGGTGCTCACCATCATGGACATTCGCTCTGCAGCAGGCCTGCGG GTACGTAGCCCTGACGTCCTTGCTGAGGCTGGTGCAGTCTGATCACAGTGCTGTGCAGCGGCACCGCCCCACCGTGGTGGAATGTCTACGGGAACCTGATGGCTCCCTCAGCCG GCGGGCCTTGGAACTGAGCCTGGCTCTGGTGAATAGCTCCAACGTGCAAGCCATGACACAGGAGCTGCAGGGTTTTCTGGAGTCCTGCCCCCCTGAGCTACAGGCCGACTGTGCCTCAGGCATCCTGCTGGCAGCAGAGAG GTTTGCCCCAACCAAGCGGTGGCACATAGACACCACCCTACGTGTGCTGATGACG GCAGGCACCCATGTGCGCGATGACGCAGTGGCCAACCTGACCCAGCTGATTGGGGGCGCCCAGGAGCTCCATGCCTACTCTGTGCGCCGTCTCTACAGCGCCCTGGCTGAGGACATCTCCCAG CAACCGCTGGTGCAGGTGGCAACCTGGTGCATCGGGGAATATGGGGACCTCCtgctggaagggagctgtgaggaaactgagcccctgCAG gtggaggaagaggaggtgttGGCACTGCTGGAAAGGGTGCTGCAGTCCCATATGTCCCTGCCGGCCACCCGAGGATATGCCCTCACAGCCCTCGTGAAGCTCAGCACCCGGCTCCGTGGGGACAACAA CCGCATCCGCCAGGTTGTGTCCATCTACAGCAGCTGCCTGGACGTGGAGTTGCAGCAGCGGGCGGTGGAGTATAACACCCTCTTCCGGAAGTATGACCACATGAG GGCTGCCATCCTGGAAAAGATACCTCTTGTGGAGCGAGGTAGCTCTCAGGTTGAtgaggaagcaaaggaaagcaaagaaacagCCCAGCTTTCGGAAGCAGCCCCTGTCCCCACAGAACCCGAG GCCTCAAAGCTCTTGGATCTGTTAGATCTCCTGGATGGCCCTTCTGGGGACGCCCAGCACCCTCCCCCTCTGGATCCCACCCCAGGAGGCGCTTTGATACACCTCCTCAACCTTCCCtgtgctcccccaccccctg CTCCCATCCCACATCTCAAAGTGTTTGAGCGCGAAGGACTACAGCTGGATCTTTCTTTCGTTCGACCCCCTGGAACCCCTACTTTGCTGTTGATCACTGTCACTGCCACCAACACCTCAGGGGGTGATGTCACCCACTTCACCTGCCAGGCTGCTGTGCCCAAG AGTTTCCAGCTGCAGCTACAGGCTCCCAGTGGGGACACAGTTCCAGCTCAGGGTGGCCTTCCGATGACCCAGCTCCTCAGAATCCTCAATCCTAAGAAG GCCCCCTTGCGGCTGAAGCTGCGCCTCACCTACAACCACTTTGGCCAGTCGGTGCAGGAAATCTTTGAGGTGAACAACTTGCCTGTGGAGACATGGCAGTAA
- the AP1G2 gene encoding AP-1 complex subunit gamma-like 2 isoform X1 has protein sequence MVASSSLLKLQDLIQEIREAKTQAQEREVIQKECAHIRASFRDGDPLHRHRQLAKLLYVHLLGYPAHFGQMECLKLIASPRFTDKRVGYLGAMLLLDERQDAHLLITNSIKNDLSQGIQAVQGLALCTLSATGSAEMCRDLATEVEKLLLQPSAYVRKKAVLTAVHMIRKVPELSNIFLPPCAQLLHEHHHGILLGTITLITELCERSPAALKHFRKMVPQLVHILRTLVTTGYSTEHSISGVSDPFLQVQILRLLRILGRNHEESSETMNDLLAQVATNTDTSRNAGNAVLFETVLTIMDIRSAAGLRVLAVNILGRFLLNSDRNIRYVALTSLLRLVQSDHSAVQRHRPTVVECLREPDGSLSRRALELSLALVNSSNVQAMTQELQGFLESCPPELQADCASGILLAAERFAPTKRWHIDTTLRVLMTAGTHVRDDAVANLTQLIGGAQELHAYSVRRLYSALAEDISQQPLVQVATWCIGEYGDLLLEGSCEETEPLQVEEEEVLALLERVLQSHMSLPATRGYALTALVKLSTRLRGDNNRIRQVVSIYSSCLDVELQQRAVEYNTLFRKYDHMRAAILEKIPLVERGSSQVDEEAKESKETAQLSEAAPVPTEPEASKLLDLLDLLDGPSGDAQHPPPLDPTPGGALIHLLNLPCAPPPPAPIPHLKVFEREGLQLDLSFVRPPGTPTLLLITVTATNTSGGDVTHFTCQAAVPKSFQLQLQAPSGDTVPAQGGLPMTQLLRILNPKKAPLRLKLRLTYNHFGQSVQEIFEVNNLPVETWQ, from the exons ATGGTGGCGTCCTCGTCCTTGCTGAAGCTTCAGGATCTAATCCAGGAGATTCGTGAGGCCAAGACCCAGGCCCAGGAGCGGGAGGTGATCCAAAAGGAGTGCGCCCACATCCGGGCCTCCTTCCGCGATGGGGACCCTCTGCACAGGCACCGCCAGCTGGCCAAACTGCTCTACGTCCACCTGTTAGGCTACCCCGCCCACTTTGGACAG ATGGAGTGCCTGAAACTGATCGCCTCCCCCAGGTTCACAGACAAGAGGGTGGGCTACCTGGGGGCCATGCTTCTACTGGATGAGAGGCAGGATGCCCACCTGCTCATTACCAACAGCATCAAGAA TGACCTGAGCCAAGGGATTCAGGCTGTACAAGGCCTGGCCCTGTGCACTCTGAGTGCCACGGGCTCTGCTGAGATGTGCCGGGACTTGGCCACTGAGGTGGAGAAACTGCTCCTGCAGCCTAGCGCCTATGTGCGCAAGAAG GCTGTTCTGACTGCAGTGCACATGATCCGGAAGGTCCCTGAGCTCTCCaacatcttcctcccaccctgtgCCCAACTGCTTCATGAGCACCACCACG GCATCCTGCTGGGCACCATCACGCTGATCACGGAACTCTGCGAACGAAGCCCTGCGGCCCTCAAGCACTTTCGAAAG ATGGTGCCCCAGCTGGTGCACATCCTCCGGACTCTGGTGACGACGGGATACTCCACAGAACACAGCATATCTGGAGTCAGCGACCCCTTCCTGCAG GTCCAGATACTTCGTCTGCTTCGGATTCTGGGCCGGAACCACGAGGAGAGCAGTGAGACCATGAATGACTTGCTGgcccag GTAGCCACGAACACAGACACCAGCCGAAATGCGGGCAACGCGGTCCTGTTTGAGACGGTGCTCACCATCATGGACATTCGCTCTGCAGCAGGCCTGCGG GTTCTAGCTGTCAACATTCTTGGCCGCTTCCTGCTCAACAGTGACAGGAACATTAG GTACGTAGCCCTGACGTCCTTGCTGAGGCTGGTGCAGTCTGATCACAGTGCTGTGCAGCGGCACCGCCCCACCGTGGTGGAATGTCTACGGGAACCTGATGGCTCCCTCAGCCG GCGGGCCTTGGAACTGAGCCTGGCTCTGGTGAATAGCTCCAACGTGCAAGCCATGACACAGGAGCTGCAGGGTTTTCTGGAGTCCTGCCCCCCTGAGCTACAGGCCGACTGTGCCTCAGGCATCCTGCTGGCAGCAGAGAG GTTTGCCCCAACCAAGCGGTGGCACATAGACACCACCCTACGTGTGCTGATGACG GCAGGCACCCATGTGCGCGATGACGCAGTGGCCAACCTGACCCAGCTGATTGGGGGCGCCCAGGAGCTCCATGCCTACTCTGTGCGCCGTCTCTACAGCGCCCTGGCTGAGGACATCTCCCAG CAACCGCTGGTGCAGGTGGCAACCTGGTGCATCGGGGAATATGGGGACCTCCtgctggaagggagctgtgaggaaactgagcccctgCAG gtggaggaagaggaggtgttGGCACTGCTGGAAAGGGTGCTGCAGTCCCATATGTCCCTGCCGGCCACCCGAGGATATGCCCTCACAGCCCTCGTGAAGCTCAGCACCCGGCTCCGTGGGGACAACAA CCGCATCCGCCAGGTTGTGTCCATCTACAGCAGCTGCCTGGACGTGGAGTTGCAGCAGCGGGCGGTGGAGTATAACACCCTCTTCCGGAAGTATGACCACATGAG GGCTGCCATCCTGGAAAAGATACCTCTTGTGGAGCGAGGTAGCTCTCAGGTTGAtgaggaagcaaaggaaagcaaagaaacagCCCAGCTTTCGGAAGCAGCCCCTGTCCCCACAGAACCCGAG GCCTCAAAGCTCTTGGATCTGTTAGATCTCCTGGATGGCCCTTCTGGGGACGCCCAGCACCCTCCCCCTCTGGATCCCACCCCAGGAGGCGCTTTGATACACCTCCTCAACCTTCCCtgtgctcccccaccccctg CTCCCATCCCACATCTCAAAGTGTTTGAGCGCGAAGGACTACAGCTGGATCTTTCTTTCGTTCGACCCCCTGGAACCCCTACTTTGCTGTTGATCACTGTCACTGCCACCAACACCTCAGGGGGTGATGTCACCCACTTCACCTGCCAGGCTGCTGTGCCCAAG AGTTTCCAGCTGCAGCTACAGGCTCCCAGTGGGGACACAGTTCCAGCTCAGGGTGGCCTTCCGATGACCCAGCTCCTCAGAATCCTCAATCCTAAGAAG GCCCCCTTGCGGCTGAAGCTGCGCCTCACCTACAACCACTTTGGCCAGTCGGTGCAGGAAATCTTTGAGGTGAACAACTTGCCTGTGGAGACATGGCAGTAA